Part of the Halobaculum halobium genome, CGTCTTCGGGGACAGCGGCGCGATCTCGTCGATGTCAGCGGTCGCCAAGCGGTCGAGGGCGCGCTCGTCGGCGACGACGAGGTCGCCGGTGTCGGTGAAATATCGGATCGACGCGGGCGTCGTCCGAACGAGCAGCAAATCGCCGGCCTGTAGGGTGCGGTCACGGAGGTCGGTGCGGAACAAGGTACTGCCGCGGCGGACGGCGAGTACGCTCGTCTCGTGATACTCGTGGAGGCCGGTCTCGGCGACGCTCTCTCCGACGAACGGCGAGCGCTCCGGGACCACCGCCTTCGCGAGTACTCCGTCGGTGGCCGTCGACTCGAACGTGTCCTCGGTCACCGATTCGCGGACTCGCTGTCCGAGGTTCGCCTCCTCGCGGAACCGGTTCACCGCCTGCAGTGAGCCGTGCACGACGATCGCGTCGCCCGCTTCGATGACACGATCCGAGTGCGGGCCGGCGTACGCCTCGCCGTCCCGGCGAACCTGCAGGATACGGACCTCCGGGTGCGCGCCGTCGAACTTCTCGACGGACGCGCCGACGGCGGGTGACTCCGGTCGGACGGACATGAACGTGAGGTACTCCTCGAGATCGAACTCCGAGACGGGGTCGCTGTCGACCGGAACGCGAGCGGGCGTGAGCCGCCAGCCGACGGTCAGCAGGTATATCAGGCCGACGGCGAGCAGTACGACGCCGAGCCCCGTGAACTCGAACATCCCGATGCCGTCGCGACCGTCGATGAGGAGGCGTGCGAAGTCGCTGGCGAGGATGTTCGTCGACGTCCCGATGAGCGTGAGCGTGCCGCCGAGGATGGCCGCGTACGACAGCGGGAGAAGCAACTTCGAAGGACTGAGATTCGACTTCTCGGCGAGGCCGGTGACCATGGGGATGAAGACGGCGACGACGGGCGTGTTGTTCACGAACCCCGCGATCGGACCGGTCGTGCAGACGGTCGCGACGAGCGCACGGAACTCCCGCCCGGCGGTGAACTCCGCGAGGTAGACGCCGAGGCGCTCGACGACGCCCGTGTTCTGGACGCCCGCGCTGAGCATGTACATCGCGATGATCGTGACCGTCGCGGGGTTCGCGAACCCCGAGATCGCCTCCCGCGTGCCGACGCCGGTCCACGGTTCGAGGATGACGAGCGCGGCGACGACGCCGATCGCGGTGACGT contains:
- a CDS encoding SLC13 family permease; translation: MPIVEISGITVVFLLILAVLVAFLTEVVPNDVTAIGVVAALVILEPWTGVGTREAISGFANPATVTIIAMYMLSAGVQNTGVVERLGVYLAEFTAGREFRALVATVCTTGPIAGFVNNTPVVAVFIPMVTGLAEKSNLSPSKLLLPLSYAAILGGTLTLIGTSTNILASDFARLLIDGRDGIGMFEFTGLGVVLLAVGLIYLLTVGWRLTPARVPVDSDPVSEFDLEEYLTFMSVRPESPAVGASVEKFDGAHPEVRILQVRRDGEAYAGPHSDRVIEAGDAIVVHGSLQAVNRFREEANLGQRVRESVTEDTFESTATDGVLAKAVVPERSPFVGESVAETGLHEYHETSVLAVRRGSTLFRTDLRDRTLQAGDLLLVRTTPASIRYFTDTGDLVVADERALDRLATADIDEIAPLSPKTPIAVGILGGVVALAALDVLPIVIAALAGVVAMVVTGCLTSGDAYDAVSWNVIFLLAGVIPLGIALESTGGAAAVSAFLVATGEVLPPIGVLFLLYAIAGVLASVITPVATAVLLIPVGVTTAARLGANEFAFLLAVMFASATSFMTPVGYQTNLMVYGPGGYEFTDFLRVGGPLQLLLAVVATAGIAVIWGI